Proteins encoded in a region of the Chryseobacterium piperi genome:
- a CDS encoding helix-turn-helix domain-containing protein, which produces MGNYEKKHPLLEAWNTYPSTRKENKKALNKPSIERIIGEMFAIGEFYYYALNLTNSTVFHHHENMLKMHGLKEYPKDLKDIIDLTHPNDIEFVIKAEQAAIKKMLEIGIEHQLYLKSSYCFRMKTAKGNYELFHHQAIPTLEDDEGKLIQSVNIHTNINHITRQNPYTVLISGMGPRNDFHQIKIEDTSPSTQHPMGSLTKREVEVLSLIAKGYSGTEISEILILSQHTVRTHRKNILTKTNSRNGKELLKKAFEWGVF; this is translated from the coding sequence ATGGGAAATTATGAGAAAAAACATCCTCTATTAGAGGCCTGGAATACTTATCCAAGTACCAGAAAGGAAAATAAAAAAGCCTTAAACAAACCTTCTATAGAACGTATTATCGGAGAAATGTTTGCTATTGGAGAATTTTACTATTATGCCTTAAATCTCACCAACAGCACTGTTTTTCATCATCATGAAAATATGTTGAAAATGCATGGTTTAAAAGAGTATCCTAAAGATTTGAAAGATATTATCGACCTCACCCATCCTAATGATATTGAATTTGTTATAAAGGCCGAACAAGCTGCTATTAAAAAGATGTTGGAGATTGGTATAGAGCATCAACTCTATTTAAAATCAAGCTATTGCTTCAGGATGAAAACAGCAAAAGGCAACTATGAACTTTTCCATCATCAAGCCATCCCAACTCTTGAAGACGATGAAGGAAAACTGATTCAGTCGGTCAACATACATACCAACATCAATCATATTACCAGGCAAAATCCATACACCGTTTTAATTTCAGGCATGGGTCCTAGAAATGATTTTCATCAAATTAAAATCGAAGACACGTCTCCATCAACCCAACACCCTATGGGAAGCCTGACTAAAAGGGAAGTTGAAGTTTTATCCTTAATTGCCAAAGGCTATTCAGGTACAGAAATATCTGAAATTCTCATTTTATCTCAGCATACCGTTCGCACTCATCGAAAAAATATTTTAACAAAAACCAACTCAAGAAATGGTAAAGAACTTTTAAAGAAAGCTTTCGAATGGGGCGTGTTTTAA
- a CDS encoding oxygenase MpaB family protein, which yields MESTVLHPRFKDSVHFKDFWEKGNGKQLIEISGAKVSLNDFEKFSSYYYDIDQTGDEVVKDIYFTKKFHEASKEIEQYIRNGISETDNVPESVKKLFIQTQRKPEWLNDQLLKSGAELCMRCGLDSLISLRDYCLMGGYDFAYLNKPLIVTEALKKGAVKRLSETLDFWVNVTRYNALEIHGKGYEFAIKTRLIHSYARLSIKKHYKNWDTENWGEPINSWDMMATYIGFSLVFLHSLQKLGNTISNEEELGIFHLWKYVGYLLGIPENLLPDNKKQATEYFYL from the coding sequence ATGGAAAGTACTGTTTTACATCCCCGTTTCAAAGACTCCGTTCATTTTAAAGACTTTTGGGAAAAAGGCAATGGAAAACAGCTTATTGAAATTTCCGGTGCCAAGGTAAGCTTAAATGATTTTGAAAAGTTCTCCTCTTATTATTATGATATAGATCAAACAGGTGATGAGGTTGTAAAAGACATTTATTTTACAAAAAAATTCCATGAAGCATCAAAAGAAATCGAACAATATATCCGAAACGGAATTTCAGAGACAGATAATGTTCCTGAAAGCGTAAAGAAACTTTTCATTCAAACTCAAAGAAAGCCGGAGTGGCTCAATGATCAATTACTGAAAAGCGGAGCTGAACTTTGCATGCGCTGTGGGTTGGATTCTTTAATTTCATTGAGGGATTACTGCCTAATGGGTGGATATGACTTTGCCTATCTTAACAAACCTCTTATCGTTACTGAAGCATTAAAAAAAGGTGCGGTAAAACGTCTCTCGGAAACTCTGGACTTCTGGGTAAATGTTACAAGATATAATGCATTAGAAATCCATGGTAAAGGTTATGAGTTTGCCATAAAAACCAGATTGATCCATTCCTACGCCAGGCTTTCCATAAAAAAGCACTACAAAAACTGGGATACTGAAAATTGGGGAGAACCTATTAATTCATGGGACATGATGGCCACCTATATTGGATTTAGCTTGGTTTTCTTACATAGCCTCCAAAAACTAGGGAATACCATTTCTAATGAAGAAGAGCTAGGTATCTTCCACCTATGGAAATATGTGGGATACTTACTCGGAATTCCTGAGAATCTTTTGCCTGATAATAAAAAGCAGGCTACGGAATACTTCTATCTATGA